The following proteins are co-located in the Psychrobium sp. MM17-31 genome:
- a CDS encoding OmpA family protein: MKSMTKKLTAVIVASATLTLGACQTVDPYTGESRTNKATTYGLGAAVVCALIGSKKNSKHARNAGLGCGAIGAGIGAYMDSQEAEIRKEMQGTGVQVQRDGDKIRLIMPGNITFKTGKYDISPNFYNTLDGVARVLAKFKDTRLMVAGHADSTGNASFNQTLSANRAQSVAGYLQQRGINAGRLMSRGFGSSMPIASNETAQGRQANRRVELDIVANPQ; the protein is encoded by the coding sequence ATGAAATCAATGACTAAAAAACTCACGGCGGTAATCGTTGCATCTGCCACATTAACTTTAGGTGCTTGTCAGACTGTTGACCCATATACAGGTGAAAGCCGTACCAACAAAGCAACAACTTATGGACTGGGCGCTGCTGTTGTTTGTGCATTGATTGGTTCGAAAAAGAATAGTAAACACGCTCGTAACGCTGGTTTGGGTTGTGGTGCTATTGGTGCCGGTATCGGTGCCTACATGGACTCACAAGAAGCTGAAATTCGCAAAGAAATGCAAGGCACAGGTGTTCAAGTTCAGCGAGATGGCGATAAGATTCGCTTAATTATGCCGGGCAATATTACTTTTAAGACAGGTAAATATGACATTAGCCCGAACTTTTACAATACGTTAGACGGTGTTGCCCGCGTATTAGCTAAGTTCAAAGACACACGCTTGATGGTAGCTGGTCACGCCGATAGCACAGGCAATGCCTCATTTAACCAAACGTTATCGGCTAACCGCGCTCAGTCTGTTGCGGGATATCTTCAACAGCGTGGAATTAATGCGGGCCGTTTAATGAGTCGCGGTTTTGGTTCATCGATGCCAATCGCATCTAATGAAACAGCGCAAGGTCGTCAAGCGAACCGTCGTGTAGAGCTGGATATTGTCGCTAATCCACAGTAA
- a CDS encoding MOSC N-terminal beta barrel domain-containing protein has product MATLTQINVYPIKSLGGIQLSHAFVGETGLALDRQLMLVDKNGKFVTARKWPHLLAFQVLLDDKGWVVVGPSGEQLSIARAQFKQSVDVNIWRHDMKAACADESVNAWFSKQLNSDVRLVSVCDESARYVADSKQEIAFSDGYPLLIIGQGSLNELNQRATEDSIMDQFRTNLVFDGEMGFVEDTWQRVRIGEVEFKFVKPCERCVMTTVNFDDYSFRKNREPLATLKQFRADPKGRLMFGENLIAVNSGMIKVGDEIEVLSTHEPIKYGAK; this is encoded by the coding sequence ATGGCAACGCTGACGCAAATCAATGTCTACCCGATTAAATCCTTGGGCGGTATTCAACTTTCGCATGCCTTTGTTGGCGAAACGGGGTTGGCACTCGATCGCCAACTGATGCTGGTGGATAAAAATGGCAAGTTCGTGACGGCGCGAAAGTGGCCACACTTATTAGCATTTCAAGTTTTATTAGATGATAAAGGATGGGTAGTAGTGGGGCCGAGTGGTGAGCAGTTATCGATTGCTCGTGCTCAGTTTAAGCAATCTGTTGACGTGAATATCTGGCGTCATGATATGAAAGCAGCTTGCGCTGATGAGTCTGTTAATGCGTGGTTTAGTAAGCAGTTGAATAGTGATGTGCGTTTGGTATCTGTTTGCGATGAATCTGCTCGCTATGTTGCTGACTCGAAGCAGGAAATTGCTTTTTCAGATGGTTATCCTTTGCTAATCATTGGCCAAGGCTCGTTAAACGAATTGAATCAGCGAGCGACTGAAGACTCTATTATGGATCAATTTAGGACAAATTTGGTTTTCGACGGCGAGATGGGCTTCGTTGAGGATACATGGCAGCGGGTCCGAATCGGTGAAGTGGAGTTTAAATTTGTAAAGCCGTGTGAGCGCTGTGTGATGACAACGGTGAATTTTGATGATTACTCATTTAGAAAAAATAGAGAGCCGCTAGCAACCCTGAAACAGTTTCGTGCAGATCCTAAAGGCCGCTTAATGTTCGGTGAAAATCTAATTGCTGTTAACTCGGGAATGATTAAAGTAGGCGATGAAATTGAGGTATTGTCTACTCATGAACCTATAAAATATGGTGCTAAATGA
- the arfB gene encoding alternative ribosome rescue aminoacyl-tRNA hydrolase ArfB codes for MLKISNSLTIPANEIEMQFIRAQGAGGQHVNKTSTAVHLFFDIKSSQSLSARLKTKLLNTSDHRISKSGKIIIKSQSSRSQDFNRDEALNQLKAIILDANKVQKKRIATKATYSSKLKRLDKKSQRGQLKKMRSKNF; via the coding sequence ATGTTAAAAATATCTAATTCGCTAACTATTCCAGCTAACGAAATTGAAATGCAGTTTATCCGAGCTCAAGGTGCTGGCGGACAACATGTGAATAAAACCTCGACTGCGGTGCATCTGTTTTTTGATATAAAAAGCAGCCAATCGTTGTCTGCCCGTTTAAAAACAAAACTACTCAATACATCCGACCATCGAATTAGCAAATCAGGAAAAATAATCATCAAAAGTCAAAGCTCTCGCAGTCAAGACTTTAATCGAGATGAAGCGTTGAATCAGCTAAAAGCCATTATATTAGACGCGAACAAGGTGCAAAAGAAACGTATTGCCACCAAGGCAACTTACTCCTCTAAACTCAAACGTCTTGATAAGAAAAGCCAGCGAGGCCAGCTTAAAAAAATGCGGAGTAAAAACTTTTAA
- a CDS encoding histone deacetylase family protein has translation MTTAIISHPDCRRHKMDVLHPEQPGRIDDISDRLIASGLEYSIDHFDANDVLNADLLRVHGVSYIRSLYERIPHEGLVNIDGDTQMCANTLKAANRAAGSGVQAVDLVMQGSHQAVFCNVRPPGHHAYRDKASGFCFYNNIAIAASHALSLDEVSRVAIIDFDVHHGDGTEDIFKDSDDVLFCSLFQHPFYPFSDPEPQHQNHIKSPMAAGEGSKEFKQLVSEHWMPAIEKFEPQLIFISAGFDSHRNDDMGHINLDDPDYAWVTQQLSDYAQRDNCLGIISMLEGGYEQGVLGRSAIAHIKALARL, from the coding sequence ATGACCACTGCCATTATTTCTCATCCTGATTGCCGGCGTCACAAAATGGATGTTTTACATCCTGAACAGCCGGGGCGTATTGACGATATTTCTGATCGTTTAATTGCTAGTGGCTTGGAATATAGTATTGATCATTTTGATGCTAACGATGTGCTCAATGCCGATTTGTTGCGCGTGCACGGCGTGTCTTATATTCGCAGTTTATATGAGCGTATTCCTCATGAAGGGCTGGTGAATATTGATGGTGATACACAAATGTGTGCTAATACACTTAAGGCTGCAAATCGCGCGGCAGGCTCTGGTGTACAAGCTGTTGACTTAGTGATGCAAGGTAGTCATCAAGCGGTGTTTTGTAATGTAAGGCCACCGGGGCACCACGCTTATCGCGATAAAGCTAGCGGCTTTTGCTTTTACAATAATATTGCCATTGCCGCATCTCATGCGCTGTCGTTAGACGAAGTAAGCCGTGTCGCTATCATTGATTTTGATGTTCATCACGGCGATGGCACTGAAGACATTTTTAAAGACAGTGACGATGTGTTGTTTTGTTCGTTGTTTCAACATCCGTTTTATCCCTTTAGTGATCCTGAGCCTCAGCATCAGAATCACATTAAATCACCAATGGCGGCAGGCGAGGGTTCAAAAGAATTTAAGCAACTAGTGTCAGAGCATTGGATGCCTGCAATCGAGAAATTTGAGCCACAATTAATTTTTATCTCTGCTGGCTTTGATTCTCATCGCAATGACGACATGGGACATATCAATCTTGATGATCCTGATTATGCTTGGGTTACTCAACAGCTTTCTGATTATGCGCAGCGTGATAATTGTCTGGGAATTATCTCAATGCTTGAGGGGGGATATGAGCAGGGGGTCTTAGGTAGAAGCGCCATCGCGCACATTAAAGCGTTGGCGAGATTGTAG
- a CDS encoding HAMP domain-containing sensor histidine kinase, producing MSLKRYIFLLIAFIILILTAVQLSFVSYIQDQVNQEIQQTSKALSAQIIEFAQESFEQAPLDNKTAEKLMANASINQFYNIRLLQPEKKIIKINQHYSLEVDNGKPAIELIPHFDNAVATQDLKMLLNAIDIVQNDDHESFSLIKQTKDSLEQKTFEFQEQNEATNNYFNNLFLLTFAMASFGLIAAYFIAKHISDPLKQLKYGFNQLEQGDFEVTVQEQGIAETRKILTQFNAMTQRLAELDEQSKHYAAAQHMSDIGEMTRGLAHALRNPINTIGLSLEQMAQSDLTDEQRQTIAIGAREKIIAMDNTIKSLLTLAADDSLTPTQFNLYHVMQDIVLETAATSRHIVKINGDKDLMFNGHESEVRSIIHTIVVNAIEASPAEQPITISAKRDDAAICITIQDSGSGIAPQIQEQLFKPHITTKAEGAGMGLYIAKRLCQLHYQGDITLENAEPNGAIARITLEPITVNEKNEENTP from the coding sequence ATGTCTTTAAAGCGTTACATATTCTTACTCATTGCTTTTATCATTCTAATATTGACGGCAGTTCAACTGAGCTTTGTTTCTTATATACAGGACCAAGTTAATCAAGAGATCCAGCAAACCTCTAAAGCGCTTTCGGCGCAAATTATCGAGTTTGCCCAAGAGAGCTTTGAGCAAGCGCCATTGGATAATAAAACAGCCGAAAAACTAATGGCCAACGCCTCAATTAATCAGTTCTACAATATCAGGTTGCTCCAACCCGAGAAGAAAATTATCAAAATCAATCAGCATTACTCGTTAGAAGTGGATAATGGCAAGCCTGCCATAGAGCTTATCCCGCATTTCGATAATGCAGTGGCAACTCAAGATTTAAAAATGCTGCTTAACGCCATCGATATTGTGCAAAACGACGATCACGAAAGTTTCTCCCTCATCAAGCAAACCAAAGACAGCCTAGAGCAAAAAACCTTTGAGTTTCAAGAGCAAAATGAAGCCACCAACAACTACTTCAACAACCTGTTTCTACTTACCTTCGCCATGGCGAGTTTCGGCTTGATCGCCGCCTACTTTATCGCGAAACACATTAGCGATCCTCTAAAGCAGTTAAAGTACGGATTTAATCAACTAGAACAAGGGGATTTTGAAGTTACTGTACAAGAACAAGGCATCGCTGAAACCCGCAAAATCCTGACCCAATTTAATGCCATGACTCAGCGTTTAGCCGAACTAGATGAACAATCAAAACACTATGCAGCGGCTCAACACATGTCAGATATTGGAGAAATGACCCGTGGCTTAGCACATGCGCTGCGCAACCCTATTAACACTATAGGGCTCTCATTAGAACAGATGGCACAATCAGATTTGACTGATGAACAACGCCAAACAATCGCAATTGGCGCGCGGGAGAAGATCATTGCGATGGATAACACGATCAAGTCACTGCTCACCCTAGCTGCAGATGACTCACTCACCCCCACTCAGTTTAACCTCTATCACGTGATGCAGGATATTGTGCTGGAAACCGCAGCAACGAGCCGCCATATTGTCAAAATCAACGGCGATAAAGATTTGATGTTTAACGGCCACGAAAGCGAAGTTCGCTCGATAATTCATACGATTGTGGTCAATGCTATTGAAGCATCCCCGGCAGAACAACCAATTACTATCTCTGCTAAGAGAGATGACGCCGCCATTTGTATAACGATACAAGACAGCGGCAGCGGTATTGCACCGCAAATTCAAGAACAGCTATTCAAACCCCACATCACTACTAAAGCTGAAGGTGCGGGTATGGGACTCTACATCGCTAAACGCTTATGCCAACTCCATTATCAAGGTGATATAACACTAGAAAATGCCGAACCAAATGGCGCAATAGCCCGCATCACACTTGAGCCTATTACAGTTAACGAAAAGAATGAAGAAAATACCCCATGA
- a CDS encoding PilZ domain-containing protein, with translation MITTVDDNRSFTRMDVDCGVRFKMDGSSDLMYGTVHNLSAQGVSFATNEPLPQDAELFIEVNSGGGSIPPLMANAQVLRCTEAANGEFEVACKMQISA, from the coding sequence ATGATTACTACCGTAGATGATAACCGAAGTTTCACACGAATGGATGTCGATTGTGGCGTTAGATTTAAAATGGATGGTTCAAGTGATTTAATGTATGGCACGGTTCACAACTTGAGCGCCCAAGGCGTTTCTTTTGCAACCAATGAACCTCTGCCACAAGATGCGGAATTGTTTATTGAGGTGAACTCGGGTGGTGGTAGCATTCCACCACTAATGGCAAATGCTCAGGTGCTGCGATGCACTGAAGCGGCAAACGGCGAATTTGAAGTCGCCTGTAAAATGCAAATTAGCGCTTAG
- a CDS encoding (2Fe-2S)-binding protein: MFVCVCKGITDKDIRQAVDQGDQSIKAIKEKFGVASQCGGCATLAKEIIDDQLIANAQFYQVA; encoded by the coding sequence ATGTTTGTTTGTGTATGCAAAGGTATTACAGATAAAGACATCCGTCAGGCTGTCGATCAAGGCGATCAAAGCATAAAAGCTATTAAAGAGAAATTTGGCGTCGCTAGTCAATGCGGTGGATGTGCAACGCTTGCCAAAGAGATCATCGACGATCAACTCATTGCTAATGCACAGTTTTATCAGGTCGCTTAA
- a CDS encoding bifunctional acetate--CoA ligase family protein/GNAT family N-acetyltransferase has translation MNPINRFFNPKSIAVIGASNSPQRAGNLIMRNLLQGSFAGPIMPVNAKHQSICGVLAYKKIADLPQIPDLAIIAINAKYTPQVMTELGELGCQQVILLAAGIDQLPVVDESSGNDQVKEIARKYGIRILGGSSLGMQIPHLGLNASFAHQQAQPGKVAFISQSSSVATTVLDWANHKNMGFSYFVSVGETIDLNFNEILDFLSRDPKTQAILLYIDGINDHRHFMSAARTAARAKPIIVIKSGSTDEGAIGVSHHTGVMAGCDAVYDAAFRRAGMLRVNHLRELFAAFETLAHTKPLTGERLAIVTNGGAPGIMAVDTLISRGGKLATLEDEIIQRLSALLPNHWSKANPVDIAGDASPERFAKTLSILLDSQEIDTLLVIHSPSAVASGEEFAQAIIKSINQHTRGRQINILTNWMGESSAHQARKIIRKAGIPSFRTPDGAVGAFMHMVEYRRNQRLLQETPKSISRHYQTAPEEARAIAQSLLADGFNSIDLHKAAPLLSLYGLPTLDTYHVASSEQAVAIANELGYPVALKLSAPALTHKVSIDGVKLNLMNEEAVRINAQAMLDNQTNHHGIEVDGLNIQKMANTAGTQELRFAMHNDAIFGPVLYIGEGGSSWDLTRDAAVALLPLNTALARYLIIGAIKSGKIKAHRALTDLDINALSVTITQLSYLIIDCPEIASLDINPLLIQGDQATILDVNIQLQHCEGDGAERLAIRPYPRELEQLITLKDGREVMLRPIKAEDEQSHFEFNDSLSKEDRYKRFFGEVGQLSHEQMAKMTQIDFDREMAFIASYRDENEKFHTLGVVRAITDPENLETEFAVVIRGDIQGQGLGKTLMLKMIDYCKQRGTKIMSGLTLPQNAGMINLSRKLGFKVKFDMEEGWVEMRLDLQAYQSSSGK, from the coding sequence ATGAATCCAATTAATCGGTTTTTCAATCCCAAATCTATCGCCGTAATAGGTGCGTCTAACTCACCACAGCGCGCAGGTAATCTCATCATGCGCAATTTGCTGCAGGGAAGTTTTGCTGGACCAATCATGCCGGTAAATGCCAAACATCAATCAATATGTGGCGTATTAGCTTATAAGAAAATAGCCGATTTACCGCAAATCCCTGATCTAGCCATCATTGCCATTAATGCCAAATACACGCCGCAAGTGATGACAGAATTAGGTGAGCTAGGATGCCAACAAGTCATTTTGCTCGCTGCTGGTATCGATCAATTACCAGTTGTTGATGAAAGCAGTGGTAATGATCAGGTTAAAGAGATCGCTAGAAAATACGGTATTCGTATCCTTGGTGGCAGTAGTCTAGGCATGCAAATTCCCCATTTAGGTCTCAATGCCAGCTTTGCCCACCAGCAAGCACAGCCGGGGAAAGTAGCCTTCATCTCTCAATCGTCATCAGTCGCAACCACGGTCCTTGATTGGGCAAACCATAAGAATATGGGCTTTTCTTACTTTGTCTCTGTTGGCGAAACCATCGATCTTAACTTTAACGAAATCCTCGATTTTTTAAGTCGCGACCCTAAAACACAAGCTATCTTGCTTTATATCGATGGGATTAACGATCATCGCCACTTTATGTCGGCGGCAAGAACTGCAGCCCGCGCCAAACCGATTATCGTTATAAAATCAGGCTCAACCGATGAAGGCGCAATTGGCGTTTCCCATCACACCGGCGTTATGGCGGGTTGTGATGCAGTTTACGATGCTGCATTTAGACGTGCAGGTATGCTTAGAGTAAATCACCTACGAGAGCTCTTTGCCGCCTTTGAAACCCTCGCCCACACCAAACCTTTGACAGGCGAACGTCTTGCCATTGTAACCAACGGCGGAGCACCGGGCATTATGGCGGTAGATACATTAATATCTCGTGGCGGAAAATTAGCTACGCTTGAAGATGAAATTATCCAGCGCCTGTCAGCGCTCTTGCCAAATCACTGGTCGAAAGCAAACCCCGTCGATATCGCCGGCGACGCAAGCCCAGAGCGATTCGCTAAAACACTTTCTATCTTGCTAGACTCGCAAGAAATCGACACCTTGTTAGTTATCCATTCGCCATCGGCAGTAGCAAGTGGCGAAGAATTCGCACAAGCCATTATTAAAAGCATTAACCAGCACACTCGTGGCCGGCAAATAAATATTCTCACCAACTGGATGGGAGAAAGCTCGGCTCACCAAGCACGTAAAATCATCCGCAAAGCAGGAATTCCTAGCTTTAGAACGCCTGATGGGGCTGTTGGCGCCTTTATGCACATGGTTGAATACCGTCGCAATCAGCGATTGCTACAAGAGACACCAAAATCAATTTCTCGCCATTATCAAACCGCACCAGAAGAAGCACGAGCAATTGCTCAATCTCTACTAGCCGATGGTTTTAACAGTATCGATTTACATAAAGCGGCACCGCTGTTATCGCTTTACGGCTTACCAACATTAGACACTTATCATGTAGCTAGCAGTGAACAAGCTGTAGCTATCGCCAATGAATTAGGCTATCCGGTGGCACTAAAACTTAGCGCTCCCGCACTCACTCATAAAGTATCCATTGACGGCGTAAAGCTTAATTTGATGAATGAAGAAGCAGTGCGAATTAACGCACAGGCAATGCTGGACAATCAAACCAATCATCACGGCATCGAAGTTGACGGTCTCAACATTCAAAAAATGGCCAATACAGCAGGTACCCAAGAGTTGCGTTTTGCGATGCATAACGACGCTATCTTTGGCCCAGTCTTATACATTGGTGAAGGAGGCTCAAGTTGGGATCTGACCCGAGATGCGGCAGTCGCATTGCTCCCTCTTAATACGGCGCTCGCTCGTTACCTCATCATAGGTGCAATAAAGAGCGGGAAAATCAAGGCCCATCGCGCGTTAACCGATCTCGATATTAATGCACTATCAGTCACTATTACTCAGCTGTCTTATTTGATTATAGATTGCCCAGAGATTGCGTCACTAGATATTAATCCACTGCTGATCCAAGGTGACCAAGCAACGATCTTGGATGTAAATATCCAGCTTCAGCACTGTGAAGGCGATGGCGCAGAGCGCTTAGCGATTCGTCCTTACCCGCGAGAGTTAGAGCAACTTATCACGTTAAAAGACGGCCGCGAAGTCATGCTACGTCCCATCAAAGCTGAAGATGAACAAAGTCACTTTGAGTTTAACGACAGCCTCAGTAAAGAAGATAGATACAAGCGTTTCTTTGGCGAAGTGGGACAACTGAGCCATGAACAAATGGCTAAAATGACTCAAATCGATTTCGACCGTGAAATGGCCTTCATTGCTTCTTATCGCGATGAAAATGAGAAGTTTCATACCTTGGGGGTCGTGAGAGCGATTACCGATCCGGAAAACCTAGAAACAGAGTTTGCCGTTGTAATACGTGGTGATATTCAAGGCCAAGGATTAGGAAAGACCTTAATGCTCAAAATGATCGATTACTGCAAACAACGCGGTACTAAAATCATGAGTGGCCTCACCCTGCCACAAAATGCGGGAATGATTAATCTCAGTCGTAAACTGGGCTTCAAGGTTAAATTTGATATGGAAGAAGGCTGGGTCGAAATGCGCCTCGACTTGCAAGCTTATCAATCAAGCAGCGGCAAATAA